In Topomyia yanbarensis strain Yona2022 chromosome 2, ASM3024719v1, whole genome shotgun sequence, one DNA window encodes the following:
- the LOC131685423 gene encoding stomatin-like protein 2, mitochondrial — MIRATTRLARSSFRGITATGLTGSNSTGLLDRNFDKGLLQAAQVRYKSTPINTIIMFVPQQEAWIVERMGKFHRILEPGLNVLLPIVDRVKYVQSLKEIAIDVPKQSAITSDNVTLSIDGVLYLRILNPYHASYGVEDPEFAITQLAQTTMRSELGKMSLDKIFRERESLNISIVDSINKAAEAWGISCLRYEIRDIKLPNRVHEAIQMQVEAERRKRAAILESEGVRAAEINVAEGKRQSRILASEAQKQEEINRANGEAAALLAVANARAKGLTMVSESLLSKQGRDAASLAVAEKYVNAFENLAKKNNTLIVPSNASDVTTMVAQALQIYNSLSVGEKMVHNDSPVVNTSTADAVRSETIKNSE; from the exons ATGATCCGTGCAACTACTAGATTAGCTCGATCATCATTCCGGGGGATTACCGCTACCGGCCTAACCGGCTCAAATTCCACGGGACTTCTAGACAGGAACTTTGATAAGGGACTACTTCAAGCAGCACAGGTCCGGTACAAATCTACACCCATCAACACAATCATCATGTTCGTTCCACAGCAGGAAGCATGGATTGTAGAACGAATGGGTAAATTCCATCGAATACTGGAACCCGGTTTAAACGTTTTATTACCCATTGTCGACCGAGTGAAGTACGTGCAAAGCCTTAAGGAAATTGCAATCGACGTGCCGAAGCAATCCGCCATTACCTCGGACAATGTAACACTAAGCATAGACGGTGTGTTGTACTTGAGAATTCTCAACCCCTACCATGCTTCCTACGGCGTTGAGGATCCAGAGTTTGCCATTACCCAGCTAGCACAAACCACAATGAGATCTGAACTGGGAAAGATGTCCTTGGATAAAATATTCCGAGAACGAGAATCGCTCAATATTAGTATTGTAGATTCCATCAATAAGGCAGCCGAAGCTTGGGGTATCTCGTGCCTTCGATATGAGATCCGCGATATAAAACTGCCCAATCGTGTACACGAAGCAATACAGATGCAAGTTGAAGCCGAACGTAGGAAAAGAGCCg caattctAGAGTCGGAAGGTGTCCGAGCAGCCGAAATCAACGTAGCAGAGGGCAAACGACAGTCTCGAATACTCGCCTCCGAAGCTCAAAAGCAAGAAGAAATCAATCGAGCTAATGGTGAGGCTGCGGCACTCCTAGCGGTAGCAAATGCTCGAGCTAAAGGTCTAACCATGGTATCGGAGTCGCTACTGTCCAAGCAGGGTCGAGATGCTGCCTCACTAGCCGTTGCTGAGAAATATGTTAATGCGTTTGAAAATCTGGCGAAAAAGAACAACACATTGATCGTTCCATCGAATGCCTCGGACGTAACGACAATGGTGGCCCAGGCATTGCAAATCTACAACAGTCTGTCGGTCGGTGAGAAGATGGTACACAATGACAGCCCTGTTGTAAACACATCGACGGCGGATGCTGTCCGTAGCGAAACGATAAAAAATTCAGAGTGA